A single region of the Syntrophus gentianae genome encodes:
- a CDS encoding pyridoxal phosphate-dependent decarboxylase family protein, with translation MNNDTFRKELHRFADWIADYYEKVDGYPVKSQVQPREIFSQLSRMDCFEEVETETLLADFERILLPGITHWQSPNFYAYFPANTSPPSILAEMLTAALAQQCMIWETSPAATELEEYVMSQLRDLIGLPETFTGVIQDSASTSTLTAMLMARERATNYSINDRGFSGERFRLYCSEEAHSSIEKGVKIAGFGKENLVKIPVDGNFAMIPRELEARIQQDLQAGFLPLAVVSAMGTTGSTAFDPIREIAGIASRYRLFHHVDGAMAGTALILPEMRHLADGLELADSFVFNPHKWMFTNFDCSAFYVKDPEALIRTFSITPEYLKTKRDEEVNNYRDWGIPLGRRFRALKLWFVLRNYGKAGLQTKIREHLRLARLFAEKLGSRKDFRLLAPVALNTVCFHYEPSNYAGDLNELNAGLLDRLNSSGKLYLTHTKLRDQFALRLVVAQTDTTERHIREAFDFIVKTAEEIGLE, from the coding sequence ATGAATAACGACACATTTCGGAAAGAGTTGCACCGATTTGCAGATTGGATCGCTGATTACTACGAAAAAGTGGACGGCTATCCCGTAAAATCGCAGGTTCAGCCGCGGGAAATATTTTCACAATTGAGCAGAATGGACTGCTTCGAGGAGGTGGAAACGGAGACTCTCCTTGCAGACTTCGAACGCATTCTTCTTCCCGGAATCACGCATTGGCAAAGCCCGAACTTTTATGCCTATTTCCCTGCAAACACAAGCCCTCCGTCGATCCTCGCAGAGATGCTCACCGCCGCGCTTGCCCAGCAATGCATGATTTGGGAAACGTCCCCCGCAGCGACTGAGCTTGAGGAATATGTCATGTCACAACTCCGTGACCTGATCGGACTGCCGGAAACATTTACCGGGGTGATTCAGGACAGCGCTTCAACGTCGACTTTGACGGCGATGCTCATGGCGCGCGAACGGGCAACAAACTACAGCATTAACGATAGGGGCTTTTCCGGCGAACGGTTTCGGCTCTACTGTTCCGAAGAGGCGCATTCGTCCATCGAAAAGGGCGTGAAGATCGCGGGATTCGGCAAAGAAAACCTGGTGAAGATCCCTGTGGACGGGAATTTTGCCATGATTCCCCGTGAACTGGAGGCCAGGATTCAGCAGGACCTGCAGGCCGGCTTTCTGCCTCTGGCCGTGGTATCGGCCATGGGGACGACAGGCTCGACGGCATTCGACCCCATTCGAGAGATTGCCGGTATTGCTTCCAGATACAGGCTATTCCATCATGTGGATGGCGCAATGGCAGGCACGGCGTTGATCCTTCCCGAAATGCGTCATCTGGCCGATGGCCTGGAGCTTGCCGACTCCTTTGTTTTCAATCCCCATAAGTGGATGTTCACCAATTTCGATTGTTCCGCCTTCTACGTCAAAGATCCTGAGGCACTCATCCGTACCTTTTCGATTACTCCCGAATATCTTAAAACAAAGCGGGATGAGGAGGTGAATAACTACCGCGATTGGGGCATCCCCCTGGGCAGGAGATTCCGGGCCTTGAAGCTGTGGTTTGTCCTTCGCAACTACGGAAAAGCCGGATTGCAGACTAAAATCCGGGAGCATCTGCGGCTGGCGCGGCTTTTTGCCGAAAAACTTGGCAGTCGGAAAGATTTCCGGTTGCTTGCTCCCGTTGCGCTCAATACGGTTTGCTTCCACTACGAGCCGTCCAACTATGCAGGTGATCTCAATGAATTGAACGCCGGACTGCTCGACCGTCTGAACAGTTCGGGAAAACTCTATCTGACCCACACGAAACTCCGGGATCAGTTTGCTCTGCGGCTGGTTGTGGCGCAGACCGATACAACGGAGAGGCATATCCGGGAAGCTTTTGATTTTATCGTGAAGACGGCTGAAGAAATTGGCCTGGAATAG
- a CDS encoding DUF4118 domain-containing protein: protein MSFTAKNKAVLIRSGKILLFCAAILATTKLTLQFDALTSQPTAAFGFIIIVLLSAYFGDLIVAISTSLVATLCFDYFYLAPVGTFNVYAFPDWISLVAFLLATVIISRLTASAAESKTNATELNETVLQLEQFGEWLSSIPDDQLALPLIAKGVMDIFSLDFCSIYVHGEGKWKHSIGIAASPVFEEIERKLSLFDDHPKSLIELATENIPGVRYMPLAKGKIPPVVLVVKGHALPTNAIGAVARMISLRLGLAI, encoded by the coding sequence ATGAGCTTTACAGCGAAAAATAAAGCTGTTCTGATAAGATCAGGTAAGATTCTCTTGTTCTGTGCTGCCATACTGGCGACTACGAAACTCACCCTTCAATTCGATGCTCTAACCAGTCAGCCAACAGCAGCATTCGGTTTTATCATCATCGTGCTGCTTTCTGCATACTTCGGAGATCTGATCGTAGCCATCAGCACATCGCTGGTGGCTACGCTTTGTTTTGACTATTTCTACCTTGCTCCTGTTGGAACATTCAATGTCTATGCATTCCCCGACTGGATTTCGCTGGTGGCTTTCCTCCTGGCGACTGTGATCATCAGCCGGCTTACTGCATCCGCAGCTGAAAGCAAGACAAACGCAACTGAACTTAATGAAACGGTGTTGCAACTGGAACAATTTGGGGAATGGCTCTCATCCATACCGGATGACCAGCTTGCACTGCCACTGATTGCCAAAGGCGTCATGGATATCTTTTCATTAGATTTCTGTTCAATCTATGTCCATGGTGAAGGGAAATGGAAACATTCCATTGGGATTGCAGCGTCTCCGGTCTTTGAGGAAATTGAGAGAAAGTTGAGCCTCTTCGATGATCACCCCAAAAGCCTCATTGAACTGGCAACCGAGAACATACCGGGCGTTCGATATATGCCCCTTGCCAAGGGGAAGATACCACCCGTCGTATTGGTCGTTAAGGGCCATGCTCTCCCTACGAATGCCATAGGAGCCGTCGCAAGGATGATCAGTCTCCGCCTGGGCCTGGCAATTTAG